Proteins from a genomic interval of Cucumis melo cultivar AY chromosome 7, USDA_Cmelo_AY_1.0, whole genome shotgun sequence:
- the LOC103493075 gene encoding cellulose synthase-like protein G3 isoform X1: MGGSTTPPPPPSPLHSSYSSHFITAFNRLFAAVYAAAILALFYHHILSILRNSSISSSLISLALLVADFILAFMWVAGQSFRMIPVRRREFPEKLKRLAEEDFDFPAVDVFICTTDPDKEPPMSVVNSVLSVMAYDYPVGKISVYISDDGGSALTLFALTAAAKFARHWVPFCKKNDVVKRNPEAFFASTDNEFWNFDTEKIKEMYEKMKKKVEDVIEKGEVGDKFIDGEEDRLTFNKWTKSFTPQSHPTIIKVVLESKNDKDMMGHSLPNLVYVSREKSKAFHHHFKSGALNALLRVSATMTNAPIILTLDCDMYSNDPQTLFRALCYALDPELKSNLGYIQFPQCFKGVSINDIYASEMKRTFEINSIGMDGLLGPDYFGTGTFFTRRAFFGGPLSLESFELSPDYVVCNPIRSKQTLDLAHEVAACDYENNTKWGSKVGIRYGSLAEDFYTSYCMHCEGWRSILCNPNRAAFYGNAPISLLDALSQLKRWAVGALEVGFSKSCTITYGMKSIGVLMGLCYAYYSFWPLWSIPIIVYAFLPQSALIYGISVFPKGDELLVLLYTFLFFGAYGQDLVEFLMSGSTFGKWWNDQRMWMIKGVSCSLCGFIEFALKSLGISSYGFEVTSKVMEEERTKRYNEEKFEFGVWTPMFIPMTMAAILNFGCLVIGFMRIFKDGWNNLDEISMFGQMFIAGFVTLNCWPIYEAMVFRNDEGKLPLSITFASIFLLLGLLSIPFFISTYSPYLLLF, translated from the exons ATGGGCGGCTCCACCACACCACCACCTCCACCCTCGCCACTTCACTCCTCTTACTCTTCTCATTTCATCACCGCTTTCAACCGTCTCTTTGCCGCTGTCTACGCCGCCGCAATTTTAGCTCTCTTCTATCACCACATCCTTTCCATTCTTCGAAATTCCTCCATTTCATCTTCCTTAATCTCACTTGCCCTACTCGTAGCCGATTTCATTTTGGCCTTTATGTGGGTTGCGGGGCAATCTTTTCGGATGATCCCCGTCCGCCGTCGAGAGTTTCCAGAGAAATTGAAACGGCTAGCAGAGGAGGATTTCGATTTTCCGGCGGTTGATGTGTTTATTTGCACGACGGATCCTGACAAGGAGCCGCCGATGAGCGTGGTAAACTCGGTATTATCAGTGATGGCTTACGACTATCCAGTTGGGAAGATCTCTGTCTATATCTCCGACGACGGCGGCTCTGCTTTGACTTTGTTTGCCTTGACGGCGGCGGCGAAGTTCGCTAGACATTGGGTGCCGTTTTGCAAGAAAAACGACGTCGTGAAGAGGAATCCCGAGGCGTTTTTTGCATCTACTGATAATGAGTTTTGGAACTTTGATACTGAGAAGATTAAG GAAATgtatgaaaaaatgaaaaagaaggtGGAAGATGTTATTGAGAAAGGAGAGGTAGGAGATAAGTTCATCGATGGAGAAGAAGATAGGTTAACTTTTAACAAATGGACCAAATCTTTTACTCCTCAATCTCATCCTACCATCATTAAG GTAGTGTTGGAGAGCAAAAATGATAAAGACATGATGGGTCATTCACTACCAAATCTCGTATATGTCTCAAGGGAAAAAAGTAAAGCATTTCATCATCATTTCAAGAGTGGTGCCCTCAATGCTTTG ctTCGAGTATCTGCAACAATGACCAATGCACCAATAATTCTCACTCTCGATTGTGACATGTACTCAAATGATCCACAAACTCTATTTCGAGCTCTATGTTATGCATTAGATCCAGAACTCAAAAGTAATTTGGGTTACATTCAATTTCCTCAATGCTTCAAAGGAGTCAGCATAAATGACATCTATGCTTCTGAAATGAAGCGAACATTCGAAATAAATTCCATTGGTATGGATGGGCTTTTGGGACCAGATTACTTTGGAACAGGGACCTTTTTTACTCGACGGGCTTTCTTTGGAGGCCCATTATCTTTAGAATCTTTTGAACTTAGTCCAGATTATGTTGTATGCAACCCCATTCGTTCTAAACAAACTTTGGATTTAGCCCATGAAGTTGCAGCCTGTGATTATGAGAATAACACTAAGTGGGGCTCCAAGGTGGGCATTCGATACGGATCATTGGCGGAGGACTTCTATACAAGCTATTGCATGCATTGTGAAGGATGGAGGAGCATATTATGCAATCCAAATAGGGCTGCTTTTTATGGCAATGCACCCATTAGCCTTCTCGACGCTTTGAGTCAACTTAAGAGATGGGCGGTGGGAGCGCTCGAGGTTGGTTTCTCCAAGTCCTGCACAATCACGTATGGGATGAAATCCATTGGCGTTCTTATGGGCCTTTGTTATGCTTACTATTCATTTTGGCCCCTTTGGTCCATTCCAATCATTGTCTATGCCTTTCTGCCACAGTCGGCTCTCATCTATGGCATCTCAGTTTTCCCAAAGGGTGATGAATTATTGGTATTACTAtacacttttcttttctttggagCCTATGGACAAGATTTAGTTGAGTTTCTGATGTCGGGAAGCACGTTTGGAAAGTGGTGGAATGACCAAAGAATGTGGATGATAAAAGGAGTATCATGTTCTTTGTGTGGATTCATTGAGTTCGCACTAAAATCTTTGGGGATTTCGTCGTATGGGTTCGAAGTAACGAGCAAAGTAATGGAAGAAGAACGAACCAAAAGATACAATGAGGAGAAGTTTGAGTTTGGGGTCTGGACACCGATGTTTATACCGATGACAATGGCAGCAATACTTAATTTTGGATGTTTAGTAATCGGATTTATGAGAATTTTCAAAGATGGTTGGAATAATTTGGATGAGATATCGATGTTTGGCCAAATGTTCATTGCTGGATTTGTGACACTCAATTGTTGGCCAATTTATGAAGCTATGGTGTTTAGGAATGATGAAGGAAAATTGCCTCTCAGCATTACCTTTGCATCAATATTTTTACTTCTAGGATTGCTTTCCATACCTTTTTTCATTTCTACTTATTCACCTTACCTTTTgctattttaa
- the LOC103493075 gene encoding cellulose synthase-like protein G3 isoform X3: MGGSTTPPPPPSPLHSSYSSHFITAFNRLFAAVYAAAILALFYHHILSILRNSSISSSLISLALLVADFILAFMWVAGQSFRMIPVRRREFPEKLKRLAEEDFDFPAVDVFICTTDPDKEPPMSVVNSVLSVMAYDYPVGKISVYISDDGGSALTLFALTAAAKFARHWVPFCKKNDVVKRNPEAFFASTDNEFWNFDTEKIKVEDVIEKGEVGDKFIDGEEDRLTFNKWTKSFTPQSHPTIIKVVLESKNDKDMMGHSLPNLVYVSREKSKAFHHHFKSGALNALLRVSATMTNAPIILTLDCDMYSNDPQTLFRALCYALDPELKSNLGYIQFPQCFKGVSINDIYASEMKRTFEINSIGMDGLLGPDYFGTGTFFTRRAFFGGPLSLESFELSPDYVVCNPIRSKQTLDLAHEVAACDYENNTKWGSKVGIRYGSLAEDFYTSYCMHCEGWRSILCNPNRAAFYGNAPISLLDALSQLKRWAVGALEVGFSKSCTITYGMKSIGVLMGLCYAYYSFWPLWSIPIIVYAFLPQSALIYGISVFPKGDELLVLLYTFLFFGAYGQDLVEFLMSGSTFGKWWNDQRMWMIKGVSCSLCGFIEFALKSLGISSYGFEVTSKVMEEERTKRYNEEKFEFGVWTPMFIPMTMAAILNFGCLVIGFMRIFKDGWNNLDEISMFGQMFIAGFVTLNCWPIYEAMVFRNDEGKLPLSITFASIFLLLGLLSIPFFISTYSPYLLLF; the protein is encoded by the exons ATGGGCGGCTCCACCACACCACCACCTCCACCCTCGCCACTTCACTCCTCTTACTCTTCTCATTTCATCACCGCTTTCAACCGTCTCTTTGCCGCTGTCTACGCCGCCGCAATTTTAGCTCTCTTCTATCACCACATCCTTTCCATTCTTCGAAATTCCTCCATTTCATCTTCCTTAATCTCACTTGCCCTACTCGTAGCCGATTTCATTTTGGCCTTTATGTGGGTTGCGGGGCAATCTTTTCGGATGATCCCCGTCCGCCGTCGAGAGTTTCCAGAGAAATTGAAACGGCTAGCAGAGGAGGATTTCGATTTTCCGGCGGTTGATGTGTTTATTTGCACGACGGATCCTGACAAGGAGCCGCCGATGAGCGTGGTAAACTCGGTATTATCAGTGATGGCTTACGACTATCCAGTTGGGAAGATCTCTGTCTATATCTCCGACGACGGCGGCTCTGCTTTGACTTTGTTTGCCTTGACGGCGGCGGCGAAGTTCGCTAGACATTGGGTGCCGTTTTGCAAGAAAAACGACGTCGTGAAGAGGAATCCCGAGGCGTTTTTTGCATCTACTGATAATGAGTTTTGGAACTTTGATACTGAGAAGATTAAG gtGGAAGATGTTATTGAGAAAGGAGAGGTAGGAGATAAGTTCATCGATGGAGAAGAAGATAGGTTAACTTTTAACAAATGGACCAAATCTTTTACTCCTCAATCTCATCCTACCATCATTAAG GTAGTGTTGGAGAGCAAAAATGATAAAGACATGATGGGTCATTCACTACCAAATCTCGTATATGTCTCAAGGGAAAAAAGTAAAGCATTTCATCATCATTTCAAGAGTGGTGCCCTCAATGCTTTG ctTCGAGTATCTGCAACAATGACCAATGCACCAATAATTCTCACTCTCGATTGTGACATGTACTCAAATGATCCACAAACTCTATTTCGAGCTCTATGTTATGCATTAGATCCAGAACTCAAAAGTAATTTGGGTTACATTCAATTTCCTCAATGCTTCAAAGGAGTCAGCATAAATGACATCTATGCTTCTGAAATGAAGCGAACATTCGAAATAAATTCCATTGGTATGGATGGGCTTTTGGGACCAGATTACTTTGGAACAGGGACCTTTTTTACTCGACGGGCTTTCTTTGGAGGCCCATTATCTTTAGAATCTTTTGAACTTAGTCCAGATTATGTTGTATGCAACCCCATTCGTTCTAAACAAACTTTGGATTTAGCCCATGAAGTTGCAGCCTGTGATTATGAGAATAACACTAAGTGGGGCTCCAAGGTGGGCATTCGATACGGATCATTGGCGGAGGACTTCTATACAAGCTATTGCATGCATTGTGAAGGATGGAGGAGCATATTATGCAATCCAAATAGGGCTGCTTTTTATGGCAATGCACCCATTAGCCTTCTCGACGCTTTGAGTCAACTTAAGAGATGGGCGGTGGGAGCGCTCGAGGTTGGTTTCTCCAAGTCCTGCACAATCACGTATGGGATGAAATCCATTGGCGTTCTTATGGGCCTTTGTTATGCTTACTATTCATTTTGGCCCCTTTGGTCCATTCCAATCATTGTCTATGCCTTTCTGCCACAGTCGGCTCTCATCTATGGCATCTCAGTTTTCCCAAAGGGTGATGAATTATTGGTATTACTAtacacttttcttttctttggagCCTATGGACAAGATTTAGTTGAGTTTCTGATGTCGGGAAGCACGTTTGGAAAGTGGTGGAATGACCAAAGAATGTGGATGATAAAAGGAGTATCATGTTCTTTGTGTGGATTCATTGAGTTCGCACTAAAATCTTTGGGGATTTCGTCGTATGGGTTCGAAGTAACGAGCAAAGTAATGGAAGAAGAACGAACCAAAAGATACAATGAGGAGAAGTTTGAGTTTGGGGTCTGGACACCGATGTTTATACCGATGACAATGGCAGCAATACTTAATTTTGGATGTTTAGTAATCGGATTTATGAGAATTTTCAAAGATGGTTGGAATAATTTGGATGAGATATCGATGTTTGGCCAAATGTTCATTGCTGGATTTGTGACACTCAATTGTTGGCCAATTTATGAAGCTATGGTGTTTAGGAATGATGAAGGAAAATTGCCTCTCAGCATTACCTTTGCATCAATATTTTTACTTCTAGGATTGCTTTCCATACCTTTTTTCATTTCTACTTATTCACCTTACCTTTTgctattttaa
- the LOC103493075 gene encoding cellulose synthase-like protein G3 isoform X4 — protein sequence MGGSTTPPPPPSPLHSSYSSHFITAFNRLFAAVYAAAILALFYHHILSILRNSSISSSLISLALLVADFILAFMWVAGQSFRMIPVRRREFPEKLKRLAEEDFDFPAVDVFICTTDPDKEPPMSVVNSVLSVMAYDYPVGKISVYISDDGGSALTLFALTAAAKFARHWVPFCKKNDVVKRNPEAFFASTDNEFWNFDTEKIKVVLESKNDKDMMGHSLPNLVYVSREKSKAFHHHFKSGALNALLRVSATMTNAPIILTLDCDMYSNDPQTLFRALCYALDPELKSNLGYIQFPQCFKGVSINDIYASEMKRTFEINSIGMDGLLGPDYFGTGTFFTRRAFFGGPLSLESFELSPDYVVCNPIRSKQTLDLAHEVAACDYENNTKWGSKVGIRYGSLAEDFYTSYCMHCEGWRSILCNPNRAAFYGNAPISLLDALSQLKRWAVGALEVGFSKSCTITYGMKSIGVLMGLCYAYYSFWPLWSIPIIVYAFLPQSALIYGISVFPKGDELLVLLYTFLFFGAYGQDLVEFLMSGSTFGKWWNDQRMWMIKGVSCSLCGFIEFALKSLGISSYGFEVTSKVMEEERTKRYNEEKFEFGVWTPMFIPMTMAAILNFGCLVIGFMRIFKDGWNNLDEISMFGQMFIAGFVTLNCWPIYEAMVFRNDEGKLPLSITFASIFLLLGLLSIPFFISTYSPYLLLF from the exons ATGGGCGGCTCCACCACACCACCACCTCCACCCTCGCCACTTCACTCCTCTTACTCTTCTCATTTCATCACCGCTTTCAACCGTCTCTTTGCCGCTGTCTACGCCGCCGCAATTTTAGCTCTCTTCTATCACCACATCCTTTCCATTCTTCGAAATTCCTCCATTTCATCTTCCTTAATCTCACTTGCCCTACTCGTAGCCGATTTCATTTTGGCCTTTATGTGGGTTGCGGGGCAATCTTTTCGGATGATCCCCGTCCGCCGTCGAGAGTTTCCAGAGAAATTGAAACGGCTAGCAGAGGAGGATTTCGATTTTCCGGCGGTTGATGTGTTTATTTGCACGACGGATCCTGACAAGGAGCCGCCGATGAGCGTGGTAAACTCGGTATTATCAGTGATGGCTTACGACTATCCAGTTGGGAAGATCTCTGTCTATATCTCCGACGACGGCGGCTCTGCTTTGACTTTGTTTGCCTTGACGGCGGCGGCGAAGTTCGCTAGACATTGGGTGCCGTTTTGCAAGAAAAACGACGTCGTGAAGAGGAATCCCGAGGCGTTTTTTGCATCTACTGATAATGAGTTTTGGAACTTTGATACTGAGAAGATTAAG GTAGTGTTGGAGAGCAAAAATGATAAAGACATGATGGGTCATTCACTACCAAATCTCGTATATGTCTCAAGGGAAAAAAGTAAAGCATTTCATCATCATTTCAAGAGTGGTGCCCTCAATGCTTTG ctTCGAGTATCTGCAACAATGACCAATGCACCAATAATTCTCACTCTCGATTGTGACATGTACTCAAATGATCCACAAACTCTATTTCGAGCTCTATGTTATGCATTAGATCCAGAACTCAAAAGTAATTTGGGTTACATTCAATTTCCTCAATGCTTCAAAGGAGTCAGCATAAATGACATCTATGCTTCTGAAATGAAGCGAACATTCGAAATAAATTCCATTGGTATGGATGGGCTTTTGGGACCAGATTACTTTGGAACAGGGACCTTTTTTACTCGACGGGCTTTCTTTGGAGGCCCATTATCTTTAGAATCTTTTGAACTTAGTCCAGATTATGTTGTATGCAACCCCATTCGTTCTAAACAAACTTTGGATTTAGCCCATGAAGTTGCAGCCTGTGATTATGAGAATAACACTAAGTGGGGCTCCAAGGTGGGCATTCGATACGGATCATTGGCGGAGGACTTCTATACAAGCTATTGCATGCATTGTGAAGGATGGAGGAGCATATTATGCAATCCAAATAGGGCTGCTTTTTATGGCAATGCACCCATTAGCCTTCTCGACGCTTTGAGTCAACTTAAGAGATGGGCGGTGGGAGCGCTCGAGGTTGGTTTCTCCAAGTCCTGCACAATCACGTATGGGATGAAATCCATTGGCGTTCTTATGGGCCTTTGTTATGCTTACTATTCATTTTGGCCCCTTTGGTCCATTCCAATCATTGTCTATGCCTTTCTGCCACAGTCGGCTCTCATCTATGGCATCTCAGTTTTCCCAAAGGGTGATGAATTATTGGTATTACTAtacacttttcttttctttggagCCTATGGACAAGATTTAGTTGAGTTTCTGATGTCGGGAAGCACGTTTGGAAAGTGGTGGAATGACCAAAGAATGTGGATGATAAAAGGAGTATCATGTTCTTTGTGTGGATTCATTGAGTTCGCACTAAAATCTTTGGGGATTTCGTCGTATGGGTTCGAAGTAACGAGCAAAGTAATGGAAGAAGAACGAACCAAAAGATACAATGAGGAGAAGTTTGAGTTTGGGGTCTGGACACCGATGTTTATACCGATGACAATGGCAGCAATACTTAATTTTGGATGTTTAGTAATCGGATTTATGAGAATTTTCAAAGATGGTTGGAATAATTTGGATGAGATATCGATGTTTGGCCAAATGTTCATTGCTGGATTTGTGACACTCAATTGTTGGCCAATTTATGAAGCTATGGTGTTTAGGAATGATGAAGGAAAATTGCCTCTCAGCATTACCTTTGCATCAATATTTTTACTTCTAGGATTGCTTTCCATACCTTTTTTCATTTCTACTTATTCACCTTACCTTTTgctattttaa
- the LOC103493075 gene encoding cellulose synthase-like protein G3 isoform X2: MGGSTTPPPPPSPLHSSYSSHFITAFNRLFAAVYAAAILALFYHHILSILRNSSISSSLISLALLVADFILAFMWVAGQSFRMIPVRRREFPEKLKRLAEEDFDFPAVDVFICTTDPDKEPPMSVVNSVLSVMAYDYPVGKISVYISDDGGSALTLFALTAAAKFARHWVPFCKKNDVVKRNPEAFFASTDNEFWNFDTEKIKKVEDVIEKGEVGDKFIDGEEDRLTFNKWTKSFTPQSHPTIIKVVLESKNDKDMMGHSLPNLVYVSREKSKAFHHHFKSGALNALLRVSATMTNAPIILTLDCDMYSNDPQTLFRALCYALDPELKSNLGYIQFPQCFKGVSINDIYASEMKRTFEINSIGMDGLLGPDYFGTGTFFTRRAFFGGPLSLESFELSPDYVVCNPIRSKQTLDLAHEVAACDYENNTKWGSKVGIRYGSLAEDFYTSYCMHCEGWRSILCNPNRAAFYGNAPISLLDALSQLKRWAVGALEVGFSKSCTITYGMKSIGVLMGLCYAYYSFWPLWSIPIIVYAFLPQSALIYGISVFPKGDELLVLLYTFLFFGAYGQDLVEFLMSGSTFGKWWNDQRMWMIKGVSCSLCGFIEFALKSLGISSYGFEVTSKVMEEERTKRYNEEKFEFGVWTPMFIPMTMAAILNFGCLVIGFMRIFKDGWNNLDEISMFGQMFIAGFVTLNCWPIYEAMVFRNDEGKLPLSITFASIFLLLGLLSIPFFISTYSPYLLLF; encoded by the exons ATGGGCGGCTCCACCACACCACCACCTCCACCCTCGCCACTTCACTCCTCTTACTCTTCTCATTTCATCACCGCTTTCAACCGTCTCTTTGCCGCTGTCTACGCCGCCGCAATTTTAGCTCTCTTCTATCACCACATCCTTTCCATTCTTCGAAATTCCTCCATTTCATCTTCCTTAATCTCACTTGCCCTACTCGTAGCCGATTTCATTTTGGCCTTTATGTGGGTTGCGGGGCAATCTTTTCGGATGATCCCCGTCCGCCGTCGAGAGTTTCCAGAGAAATTGAAACGGCTAGCAGAGGAGGATTTCGATTTTCCGGCGGTTGATGTGTTTATTTGCACGACGGATCCTGACAAGGAGCCGCCGATGAGCGTGGTAAACTCGGTATTATCAGTGATGGCTTACGACTATCCAGTTGGGAAGATCTCTGTCTATATCTCCGACGACGGCGGCTCTGCTTTGACTTTGTTTGCCTTGACGGCGGCGGCGAAGTTCGCTAGACATTGGGTGCCGTTTTGCAAGAAAAACGACGTCGTGAAGAGGAATCCCGAGGCGTTTTTTGCATCTACTGATAATGAGTTTTGGAACTTTGATACTGAGAAGATTAAG aaggtGGAAGATGTTATTGAGAAAGGAGAGGTAGGAGATAAGTTCATCGATGGAGAAGAAGATAGGTTAACTTTTAACAAATGGACCAAATCTTTTACTCCTCAATCTCATCCTACCATCATTAAG GTAGTGTTGGAGAGCAAAAATGATAAAGACATGATGGGTCATTCACTACCAAATCTCGTATATGTCTCAAGGGAAAAAAGTAAAGCATTTCATCATCATTTCAAGAGTGGTGCCCTCAATGCTTTG ctTCGAGTATCTGCAACAATGACCAATGCACCAATAATTCTCACTCTCGATTGTGACATGTACTCAAATGATCCACAAACTCTATTTCGAGCTCTATGTTATGCATTAGATCCAGAACTCAAAAGTAATTTGGGTTACATTCAATTTCCTCAATGCTTCAAAGGAGTCAGCATAAATGACATCTATGCTTCTGAAATGAAGCGAACATTCGAAATAAATTCCATTGGTATGGATGGGCTTTTGGGACCAGATTACTTTGGAACAGGGACCTTTTTTACTCGACGGGCTTTCTTTGGAGGCCCATTATCTTTAGAATCTTTTGAACTTAGTCCAGATTATGTTGTATGCAACCCCATTCGTTCTAAACAAACTTTGGATTTAGCCCATGAAGTTGCAGCCTGTGATTATGAGAATAACACTAAGTGGGGCTCCAAGGTGGGCATTCGATACGGATCATTGGCGGAGGACTTCTATACAAGCTATTGCATGCATTGTGAAGGATGGAGGAGCATATTATGCAATCCAAATAGGGCTGCTTTTTATGGCAATGCACCCATTAGCCTTCTCGACGCTTTGAGTCAACTTAAGAGATGGGCGGTGGGAGCGCTCGAGGTTGGTTTCTCCAAGTCCTGCACAATCACGTATGGGATGAAATCCATTGGCGTTCTTATGGGCCTTTGTTATGCTTACTATTCATTTTGGCCCCTTTGGTCCATTCCAATCATTGTCTATGCCTTTCTGCCACAGTCGGCTCTCATCTATGGCATCTCAGTTTTCCCAAAGGGTGATGAATTATTGGTATTACTAtacacttttcttttctttggagCCTATGGACAAGATTTAGTTGAGTTTCTGATGTCGGGAAGCACGTTTGGAAAGTGGTGGAATGACCAAAGAATGTGGATGATAAAAGGAGTATCATGTTCTTTGTGTGGATTCATTGAGTTCGCACTAAAATCTTTGGGGATTTCGTCGTATGGGTTCGAAGTAACGAGCAAAGTAATGGAAGAAGAACGAACCAAAAGATACAATGAGGAGAAGTTTGAGTTTGGGGTCTGGACACCGATGTTTATACCGATGACAATGGCAGCAATACTTAATTTTGGATGTTTAGTAATCGGATTTATGAGAATTTTCAAAGATGGTTGGAATAATTTGGATGAGATATCGATGTTTGGCCAAATGTTCATTGCTGGATTTGTGACACTCAATTGTTGGCCAATTTATGAAGCTATGGTGTTTAGGAATGATGAAGGAAAATTGCCTCTCAGCATTACCTTTGCATCAATATTTTTACTTCTAGGATTGCTTTCCATACCTTTTTTCATTTCTACTTATTCACCTTACCTTTTgctattttaa